TGTGGGCGGACTTAGAGCAGGAATGGGCTATTGTGGTTCAAAAGACATTCAAACTCTACAGGAAACAGGCCGTTTCGTAAGAATTACTGCCAGCGGTATTGGTGAAAGCCATCCGCATAATGTGACCATTACAAAAGAAGCGCCAAATTATTCAAGATAATTTTTCATAATGCTATATAAAAAACCGGGGTTCATTTTGTTCTCCGGTTTTTTATTAGGCTAAGTGTCTTTTTTCAGGTTTTCGCTATCCCATGCATGGTCATCAGGCCCCATTGGATTGAGCAGGTCGCTTTTGAAAAGCTGTTCCTGCATTTCTATTTCTTCCATAGCCGAAATCATAAAAGCCTTTTTGTCATGGCGTTTTTTGGCCAGCCTGAAAATTGCATCTTCATCATATTTGATAAACCTTTGCCCTTGCCGCGTTGCGGAATAACGACGGTGTCCCAGATAAACTAAGGCATCTATGCCCAGGTGTACGGCACTATAAAGATTTTCGCGGTAAATATTTTCAATTCCCATATCAATAATTTCGAAAGCATCATTCCTGTTTCGGGCCCTTGCCAGAATTTTTAAATGCGGGAAATGTTTTTTAAGCATTTCAATTACGATGAGGTTTACGGTTGGGTTGTCAATGGCTGCAATAAAAAGTTCCGCATTTTCACAACCAGCAGCTTTGAGCAGTTCCAGTCGGGTAGCATCGCCATAATATACCTTAAAACCCATTTTTCGAAGCGAATCAACACGGTCAGAATCGAGGTCGAGAATGGTTGCCGGAATCTTATTGGTTTTTAAAAGACGACCTATTGTACTTCCAAAATTTCCAAAACCGGCAATAATCACCTTGTTATTTTCATTGATTTCATCATAGGTGTTGGATTCTTTTTCTTTTACGCCAAAATAGGGGTCAATTAATCTTTCATTTATCAGCAAAAGGAACGGTGTAGCAATCATACTGATGGCAATAATAGCCATAATCTGGTTTGCGAGCATATTCGGGATGATATTCAACTGCATGGAAAAGCTCATGATTACGAACCCGAATTCTCCTGCCTGACTCAAGCCAATCGAAAAGATAAAGTTCTGGTCGATTTTTTTATTGTATAGTTTTCCGATTCCTAAAAAGACAAAGAATTTTATCATAGTCAGTATAAACCCGAAAATCAGGATAAAAGCCGGATTGTCAATAATCAACCTGAAATTTATGGAAGCGCCAACGCCAATAAAAAACAATCCTAAAAACAATCCTTTAAAAGGAGCAATATCGCCTTCCAGTTCATGACGGAATTCAGAATTGGCCAAAACGACTCCCGCCATAAAAGCACCTAAAGCAGGGCTTAGCCCGACAATTTGCATCAGGTAGGAAACGCCCAATACAAGGAGTAAGGCCGAAGCAGTGAATAGTTCCTGCAGCCTGGTTTTAGCAATAATATGGAGCAAAGGCACAATAATATATTTTCCACCAAAATAAATGGTCGCAATAACTCCTGTTACAATTAAAGTCTGTAACCAGCCGTCCAGATTTGAAATCAGGGAATGATGCAGGTCTTCTTCAGGAATTATGTGGGAACTGGAAGCCAGTAAAGGAATGAGAGCAAGTATAGGAATAACAGCTATATCCTGAAAGAGCAAAACAGCAAAGGAAGAGCGTCCAACCGATGTCTGTAGCATTCCTTTTTCTTTAAGTGTCTGTAATACGATAGCGGTTGAAGACAGCGATAATGCGAGTGAAATAGTTAATGCCGTCTGCCAGCTCCAGTCAAAAATAATGGAAGAACAGGTAAAAAGTACCAAAGAGGTAAGACCCACCTGAAGCGATCCCATGCCTAAGATGAAGCGCCTCATTTTCCAGAATTTGTAGGGGTCTAATTCCAATCCGATTAAAAAAAGCATCATGACTACGCCAAATTCTGCAAAATGCATCAGGTCTTGTCCTTCAGAACCTATAAAGCCCATGACGAATGGACCAATAATTATTCCAGAAAACAGATAGCCCAGAATTGAACTCAATCCAATTTTTTTAGCTATTGGGACGCAGATTACGGCTGCTGCCAGATAGATTATTGCCTGAAGAAAAAAACTATTTTCCATGTCAAATGTTTTTAGATTGCATCCAATCGTTCATATAAGGAAACTCCTGTATCTTTCGAATATCAACTTCGTTATTTGTTAAATACATAAGCAGTTGTGCATAGGAGGCTGCTTTTTCGTGGCAGGTCTGTTCGTCCATTTTATGGGTGCCGTGAATTACAAATGGAGGTAAATATTCCATACGACATACTTTGGCGGTTTGGCTAAAAGGCCGCAACAGTTCTGGTATTGTAAACAGATGTAATCCTTCTGCCGAATAGTTTTCCGCATTGGCACCTGTGGTTATGGCTTGGAAAATAACTTTGTCCTGTAATGCCAATCCATACTTTCCATAGGCCCAGCCATATTCCAAAACCATATCTATCCATTGTTTTAATAAAGGCGGACAGCTATACCAATACATTGGGTGTTGCCAGATAATGATGTCGTGCTGTTTTAAGAGTTCCTGCTCGTGTTTTACATCAATATCAAATTCGGGATAGGTTTCGTATAAATCGTGAAAAGTGATGCTGTGTGAGTCGGGGATATGTTCCGTCAGGATTTTGTTCGCAAAAGATTTTTCGAATAGAGGGTGAGCAAACAATATTAGAATTTTGTTCTTCGACATCGGATTTAGTTGACAGTTGGTAGTGGATAGTGTATAGTTGGGGTTGTATTTCAGTTATTTAAATGTCGGGAAAAAAAAGAAAATCAGCAAAAAAAAATCCCGGGCAGTATTGTATGATTTTGCCCGGGACTTTTTTATAGTGTTTGAATTTTGAAATTTTAGATTCCTAAGTAATTGCTTGGCGTAATTACCAGCAATTCTGCTTTCACGGCATCAGAAATATCCAGAGTTTTGATAAAATTATGGATGGATTCCTTATTCATTACTTCATTGGTTCTTGTAAGACCTTTTAAGGCTTCGTACGGATTTGGATAGCCCTCTCTTCGCAGGATGGTCTGGATAGCCTCGGCAACAACAGCCCAGTTTTTCTCCAAATCTTCTTCAAATTTAGCAGCGTTCAGTAACAGTTTGTTTAATCCTTTCAAGGTTGCTTCAAAACCGATAATCGTATGGCCCATAGGTACGCCTATGTTTCTCAATACTGTGCTATCCGTAAGGTCTCTCTGTAATCTTGATAAGGGTAGTTTGGCAGAAAGATGTTCAAAAATGGCATTTGCAATTCCAAGGTTTCCTTCCGAGTTTTCAAAATCAATAGGATTTACTTTGTGTGGCATGGCAGAAGAACCTACTTCACCGGCTTTGATTTTTTGCTTGAAGTAATCCATCGATACATAAGTCCAGATGTCTCTGTCAAGGTCAATCAGGATAGTGTTGATTCGTTTCAATGCATCAAAAAAAGCAGCAAAATGGTCGTAATGCTCAATTTGCGTTGTTGGAAACGAATGCTGTAATCCTAACGTTCCTTCAACGAAATCTTTTCCAAACTGTTTCCAGTCAATTTGTCTGTAAGCCACATGATGGGCATTGAAATTTCCGGTTGCACCACCAAATTTGGCAGCAAAAGGAACATTAAAAAGAAGGCGCATCTGTTCTTCCAGCCTTTCTACAAACACAGCTATTTCTTTGCCTAATCGGGTAGGAGAGGCCGGTTGTCCGTGAGTTCTGGCCAGCATTGGCACATCTGCCCATTCGGTACTTAATTCTTTAAGTTTGGCAGTCAGCTCAATCAGCGATTTCAGATATACTTCCTGGAAAGCTTCTTTGGTCGATAACGGGATTGCCGTATTGTTAATGTCTTGAGAAGTCAATCCAAAATGGATAAACTCTTTATATTCGGATAGTCCGAGCTTGTCAAATGCTTCCTTTATAAAATATTCAACAGCCTTGACATCGTGGTTAGTCGTTTTTTCAATTTCCTTTATAGCTTTAGCATCATCAGCGCTAAAATTTTTGTAGATGTTTCTCAAACTGTCAAATAGCGATGCGTCAACAGTTTTTAGCTGTGGCAACGGAATCTGGCAAAGTGAAATGAAATATTCTATTTCAACAAGCACGCGATAGCGAATCAGTGCTTCTTCTGAAAAATAGTGTGATAAGGAATACGTTTTGCTTCTATATCGCCCGTCAATTGGAGATATAGCGTTTAGTTCAGTTAGAGTTGTCATTTTGTGTTGTTATTAAGCGCAAATATACTTTATCTGTCTGAAGTATAAAAGTCAAAAGAATGATATTAGGCAAGCCGAAGCAGCTTTTCTTTTAAGATTTTCATGCCTTCGGAAGCTGTTTTGGGAATAATCTCCAATTCGTTACTCAGGTTTGTAATTCGGGCGGGATTTAAATCGACATAATATAAAGGTGTTCCCGGCTTTGCAAAATCAACGAGTCCTGCTGCCGGATAAACCTGTAATGAAGTTCCTACTACGGCAAAAAAATCAGCTTCGTGTGTGATTCTTACAGCTTCGTCCAAAGCAGGTACTGCTTCGCCAAACCATACAATATGCGGGCGGAGCTGATGCCCGTTAGTGTCCAGATTGCCTAAAAACAAATCGTCTTGCCACTCTATAATATGACGGTGGTTTTGGGTACTGCGTGCTTTTAGCAATTCTCCGTGCAGGTGCAATACTTTCGTGCTTCCGGCTCTTTCATGTAAATCGTCTACATTTTGAGTAATGATATGTACATCGAAGTGTTGTTCCAATTCTGCCAGGATTATATGTGCGGCATTTGGCAGGACTTCTTTAAGTTGTTGGCGCCTTTTGTTGTAGAAATCCAAAACCAGGACAGGATTTTTTTTCCAGCCTTCCGGAGATGCGACTTCCATAATGTCGTGGCCTTCCCATAATCCGTCTGAATCGCGAAAAGTTTTAATGCCGCTTTCAGCACTGATTCCGGCTCCGGTAAGTACTACAAGTTTCTTTTTCATACTGTTTGTGTTTCTGTAGTGAGGGGTTCTTTTTCCAATAGTAATTTTCCCCAATCGTTTAACTGCCATAAAACCAGAACCAGCTTTTCTCCCAATTCGGTTAAGGAATATTCTACACGAGGTGGCAGTTCATTAAAAGTTTCTTTGGTTAAGATACCGTCTTTTTCCATTTCTTTTAATTGCTGGTTCAATACACGGCGGTCTACCTTGGCAATGCCTCTTAGAAATTCGCTTGGACGTTTTTTACCTTCGTTCATTTGCCACACAATAGGGATTTTCCATTTTCCGGATATGGAATTTACAGCAATTTCTAACGGACAGATTTTATTTTCGGTTGCTCTTTCCTTTGCTTTCATAAAATTGACTTTTTGTTCACCAGGGGATAAAAATATGCGGTATTGCTTATCTGTTCCGGATTTAGGATTTTTACAAAAATAATCAAAGAAAGATTACACGGTGAATCATTTCTGAACAATATAAGTTATGGCAGAAATTAAAAGAAAAGGAGCCCGCTCCGCAAAAGATATTCCAGCAACTATTCTGGAACAGTTGAACAGGGGCAGGATAGAAACTGTAAATCTTACGGAATGGCTGGCAGTCGACCAAAGAATACTACTTGAAAATTTGTTGGAAGAAAAAGGAAGGACCTCTTATCTGGCTCCTGTTTTAGAAACTATTGAGCAGTTAAAAAAACAAACGGTCAATACCATCAATGAAGCTATAGGAAAGGGACTTTATCGTGTGGTATCACAAGCAGGAGACTCTCATTTTCTGGAGGAAATTGCCACGCATCCTTCTGATTTGGTTCGTTGTTGGGCAACCTATTATATTGCATCTGATAAGAATCATAGTGTAGAGGAGGTATTAGAATTGATAAAGCCATTTGCGGCAGATAAACATTTTGGAGTAAGGGAGATTTCCTGGCTTTCGGTACGAAAATTAATTTCTGCGGATATTAGCGAAAGCATAAAAATCCTTTCAGAATGGACCAAAAGCAATGACGAAAATGTAAGGCGTTTTGCCAGTGAAGCAACCCGACCTCGCGGAGTCTGGTGCGAACATATTGATGCGCTCAAACAGCAACCGGAACTGGGACTGCCAATTTTGGAACCCTTGCGTTCCGACAAGGCAAAATATGTACAGGACAGCGTTGGTAACTGGCTCAACGATGCCAGCAAATCACAGCCCAAATTTGTAATGGAACTCTGTGAAAGATGGCGCAAAGAATCTCCGTGCAGGGAAACAGATTATATCATTAAAAAAGCACTTCGTACAATCGAAAACAAAACTTAGTAACTCAGAACCTTAGAGACTAATTAAACTTTTCCCAGAGTATAAAGCTGTCCTAAAGTAGGCGATGGGCTTCCGCCAGCCGGTTCCAGTGTAATCCCGAAAGCCTCGGCTTCTTCTGCCTTTTCAATGGCAAAGAAACGTTTTGTGTTGTCTTTGAAATTATCAAGAAGGCCAATGCTTGTTGGCGTCAGCGGATTGAGCTTTAATGCCCATACCTGATACACCATTCCTTCTGGCGGTTCAGGTAATCCGGACGCATCAATATGTACGGCTTTAGTGGTTTTGTTCCAATAAACTTTTGCGTAAGATAGTGGTGAAACTTCCTGTCCTTCCATAGCTACAGCAGTGTTGCTGTTGTCCCGAATGACGGATAAGGCAGCTTCGGTATTTTTGTTCTGTAAATTAAGGTCGGTTACAGATTGCTGCAATTTGCTTTTTTCTGTTTCTATAGTCTGGATTGTATCTTTTTTGTCTTCTAACTGTACGTATTGGTATCCTACACCAATCATAAGCAATATAGACGCTGCCCATCCCAAATACAAGGCAATGCCAGGTTTTGGTTTTTCTTCTGCTGTTATTCTGTGCTTGAGCATTAATGAGGTACGAATCTTTTCATAATTTTCTGATGAAAGAAAAGGAGCCATGCTCTCAGAGAAATTAATGATAGCTTTTTCGATGGAGATAATTTCATTGCGAATATCTTCATCATTTTTGGCCATTTCCGTGATTTTGCTGAATTCCGGTTCTTCCAATTGTCCAAAGACATATAATTCTAAAATACCTGATTCTATGTATTCCTGTTTGTCCATTATACTTTTAAAAAGTTTCTTAAATCATTGATACAGTTTCTGTTTTGGGTTTTTATAGTTCCTAACGGAATCTGTAATTCTTCCGATGCTTCCTGCTGTGTATACCCTTTAAAAAATAACAGGTCGAGAATCTGGATGCATTTCGGCTTTAATTTTTTGACAAATTCCCTGATTCCGATGGTGTCAATTTTATGGTTCATTTTATTGCTTTCGTCAAGAAGATGTACGAAATTATCAGACGAGAGGTTTTTTTGCCTGTTGTTAAAGCCTTTGGAACGAAGCCTGTCAATCGAGGCGTTTCGCGAAATATTGAGTATCCATGTGTAGAATCTTCCTTTGGATTCGTCATAGCTTTCGATATTTTTCCATATTTTCACAAAAGTTTCCTGAAGTATATCTTCAGCTTCCTCATGGTCGCGTATCAGATTATAAATGACACTGAAAAGACTTTTAGAATACATATCATAGAGCAGTGTGAAGGCTCTATCGTCTTTTTTATAAATTTGCTGTAGCAATTCTTCCTGAGACATGGCTAGATTTTAGGTAAGCCAATTTAAGGAAACTATTTTATAAAACCATTCATTAATGAAAGAAAAAGTCTGGGAACTTGATTATCTCGCTTATCTGGAAGGATTTCTTACGGAAAGCAGGAAAGAGAAGTTTTTAAAAATATTGGAACAACGCACCAATCATTTTACAATTGCATTGGAAGATGTTTATCAGCTTCATAATACGAGTGCGGTTATGCGAAGTTGTGAAGTATTTGGTATTCAGAATCTTCACGTAGTTGAAGAAAAATACGGTAAGAAGATTGACAAGGAAATTGCTATGGGAGCCCAAAAATGGGTTGATGTAAACCGATACAATTCCAATACAGAATGCCTAAAGACCTTAAAGGAAAAGGGCTACCAGATTATTGCCACTACGCCTCATAATGACTCCTGTTTATTGCATGAATTTGATATTACAAAGCGTTCTGCTTTGTTTTTTGGTACTGAAAGAGGAGGTCTCTCTGAAGAAGTAATGGAAGAAGCGGATGGTTTTTTGAAAATCCCGATGGTTGGTTTTACAGAAAGTCTGAACATTTCAGTTTCAGCCGCAATAGTAATACAGGACATTACAAGCCGATTACGTCAGTCTGATGTAGATTGGAAACTGACTGAAGATGAAATACTTTCAAGAAGACTGGCCTGGGCAAAAAATTCAATCCGCGATATCAAAAGAATAGAGCAGCGGTATATGGAAATGAATAATATTTCCGGATAGAAATAGGATTATTTCTTGCCTTTCAGGATTTTATACTCTTCGTAGCACTCATTAATCGCATCCATGATTTGCAAATCATTAGCCGTTTTGATAAATGCTTCAGAGTAGTTGCAACGTTCCAGAATTTCGGCAATTTCGTTAGGAGTAACGCCTAATAAGGCACCTAGAGTCTCCCTGTCGAATTTGGAAGCCAGCAGGTTTTTCACGGCATCATCTTTTTTCATTTCTTTCAGCCTTTTGAGTTCTGTAGGCTTTTTTCCGAAGAAATTGTAAAGCATGTCAGCCGGGTTGAAGATAGAACCTACTACTTTCGAGAAAGCGCCTGGTGAGTATCTTCCCATTTCATAACCTTGTGACAGGCCTGAAATGCTGTATCTGAAATTTTCTTTTATTGGAATAATTTTATAATCGATTTCCAGATATCCGGTTAGGTTGTATTGGTTAATGACCACTTCTTCCAAAGCATAAGCCTTTTCGGTCATTTTAATTTTTGTGCTTTTAGTCTTGAACCAGTCGTTGGTAACTCTTACCTTGATAGATTTGTATCCCAGAGTTGAAATGTGAAGTGTATCGTTTACTTCGGCAACCAATTCAAAGTAACCGCTAGCATTTGTTGTTGTTCCTTTAACCTTGTTGAGGTTAATTACGCTAACATCTGCGAGGGGGAGCAAAGTATTGTCGTTTATTACTGTAGCCGAAATTTTTGTATCCTGTGCAAAAGCAAAAGAGGTTACGAAAAAGAAAAAGAAAACTGCAAAATATCTCATAGCCTTGTTAGAAGCGTTAAAAGTAATAAAACTCTTTAAGATATTTTGCAGTCTGTTTATAATTATAAGAAAATTAACTAAAAGGTTTAGTCTCTTCTAGTCCTTCTTGCTTTCGGAAATTCCGATCTGTTTTCAGAACGTCTTGGAAAGCGTTCAGAAAATCCACCTTCTCTTCTTGGACGGTCAGAACGGTCTGAACGATCTGAAGAAAAGCCTTCGCTTCTGCGTCCGGGTCTGTCTGATGATCCGCCTCTGTCGCTTCTGAATCCGCCTTCTCTTCTTGGAGCAGAATTTCTGTCGCTTCTGAATCCACCGCCACCGCCAGATCTGTTTCCTCTGCCGTTGTGGTCTCTTCTGGAGCTGTTTCTGCCACCTCCGTCATTTTTAGAGATTTCAACATTGATTCTTCTTCCGTCCATTTCGATTCCGTTCAATACATCCATAACTTTGTCTGCATGTTCAGCATCGGTGTTGAAGAAAGAGAAACCTTCTTTTACGTCTACTTTGAAAACGTCGTCGCGTCCTAATTCTAACGTTTCTTTCAGGAAGTCTTTTAATGACATCCAGTCGAAATTATCTCTGGAGCCAATATTCACGAAATAACGTACTGCACCGCCTTCTCTTGAAGCACCTTCACCTGAAGGACGTCTTTCTCCGGCTGATTGTGCAGAAATGTCTCTGTTTTTCTTGTAGTAGTTGATGAAACGGTTAAATTCTACCGAAACCATTCTTTTGATAAGCTCTTCTTTTGTCAGGGCTTCAAAAACGTTGTTGATTGCCGGAAGATAATTGTCAATTTCATGATCTACTTCTGTATCCTTGATTTTGTTAGCTAAGTGCAACAACTGGATTTCACAGATTTCGATTCCGGAAGGAATTGGTTTTTCTTCAAATTTCTGCTTGATGATTTTTTCAATAGCAGAAATTTTACGCAATTCGCTTTTAGTTACAATTACGATAGAAGTTCCTAGTTTTCCCGCACGTCCGGTTCTTCCGGAACGGTGGTTATAGGTTTCTACTTCATCCGGAAGTTGGTAGTTGATTACGTGAGTCACGTTGTCAACATCAATTCCACGTGCCGCAACGTCTGTCGCTACAAGCATCTGGATTTGTCTTCCACGGAATGATTTCATAACGCCATCACGCTGTGCCTGAGATAAATCTCCATGCAATGCAGCAGCACTGTATCCGTCTTCTATTAATTTTTCAGCAACTGCCTGTGTGTCTCGTTTCGTACGGCAAAACACCACAGAAAATATATCCGGATTAGCATCAGCCAATCTTTTCAATGCCTCGTAACGATCACGGGCATTTACCAAATAAAATTCGTGTGAAACTGTAGCAGAACCAGAGTTTTTGGTTCCAACAGTAATTTCCAATGGTTCGCTCATGAATTGTCTTGCAATTCTAGCTACTTCAGCCGGCATCGTAGCCGAGAATAACCATGTGTTTTTGTCGTCTGGTGAAGTTGAAAGGATGTTTACGATATCGTCATAAAATCCCATGTTCAACATTTCGTCTGCTTCGTCAAGTACGCAATAGCTGATTTGTGTAATGTTCACCAATCCTCTATTGATCATGTCCTGCATTCTTCCCGGGGTAGCTACAACAATTTGTGCTCCTCTCTTAATTTCCCTAGCCTGCTCTGTAATGCTGGCACCGCCATAAATCGCAACTACATTAATACCTTTTTCGTACTTAGAGTAGTTTTTGATTTCATTTGTAATCTGCAAACAAAGTTCGCGTGTTGGTGATAAAACCAACGCCTGAGTATTTCTATTGTCGGCATCAATCTTTTGGATAAGCGGAAAACCAAACGCTGCTGTTTTCCCTGTCCCTGTCTGAGCCAACGCAACCATGTCTGTGTCTTGTGCCAATAATAGGGGAATCGCTTTTTCCTGCACCTCTGTCGGATTTTCAAATCCTAGATCTAAAATCGCCCTCTGCAGCGACTCACTCAATCCTAATTGTTCAAATTTGTTCATATATTTATTTAAAATAGGGTGCAAAGGTACGTTTAATATATCATTAAAACTAATGCAAAAATGAAGTTTATTTTTTTATGAATAATTGAAAATCAGAAAGTTATTTTTTTTAGATACTCTATAAGTTGTCTTACGGCTTGCGCACGATGGCTTACAGCGCCCTTTTCTTCGAGTGAAAGTTGCGCAAAAGTGTAGGAAAAACCATCAGGAAGAAATACCGGGTCATAACCAAAACCATTCGTTCCTCGTCGTTCTGTGATGATAGTTCCAAATATTTTTCCTGTAAATAATGTCTGCTGACCCTTTAGGTTCAATGCAATAACGGTTTTAAAATTGGCTTTTCTATCGGTTTTATTCTCCAGTTCCAGTAACAGTTTGTCAATATTATTCTGGTCATTTTTCTGTTCGCCGGCATAACGGGCAGAGTAGACGCCGGGAGCGCCATCCAAAGCGTTGACTTCCAATCCTGAATCATCAGCAAAGCAGTCGTAACCGTAGTTTTTGGTAACATAATCTGCTTTTAGGATAGCATTGCCCTCAATTGTGTCTGCGGTTTCAGGAATATCTTCATAACATCCAATATCTTCCAGGCTCAATATCTGTATGTCATCAGGAAGCAGGTTTTGTATTTCTTTAATTTTGTTTTTGTTGTTGGATGCGAAAACGAGCTTCATGATTTAGGGTTTGTGATTTATGATTTGGGATTTATGATTTATGAATGCAAATGTACTTCAATAGAAAGTTTTGGGAACTATATTTAAGATTTGTGATTTAAGATTTATGAATGCAGATGCGTCTTAAAATTTATTTTTGATTTGAGATTTATGATTTATGAGTATTATGAAATGTGTTTGAATCCAAAATCTTAATATCTGAAATCCATAAATGCGTTAGGTATATTTTTGATTTACGAACATCATGAAGTGGACTTCAATCCCAAATCTAAAATCTTATATCTGAAATCGATAGATGGCATATTTTTGATTTGAGATTTATAATTTATGAGTATTATGAAATGTGTTTGAATCCCAAATCTTAATATCTGAAATCCATAAATGCGTTAGATATATTTTTGATTTACGAACATCATGAAGTGGACTTCAATCCCAAATCTAAAATCTTATATCTGAAATCGATAGATGGCATATTTTTGATTTATGACTAACTACTAAACTATCTACTACCAACTATCCACTATAAACTATAATTCGTTGATTTCCTTCTTAAAAAAGTTTACATAAAAAAAGTCGTCCGGATCCAAACCCTGCTCCAGTATGGCAGCATTAATAAGTCCAATCTTTTCTTCATCGAGCTCTTCCGGATTGGAGAAGTTAAGAAAGGTGACAAACTCATCACTGTTATGGAACTTAAAGCTGAGAGGCGTATTGAGAGAATATTGTGTAATCTTAAAATCGAGTTTGTTTCCCAGTTCCCGTATATGCTGTTCAGATTCTATGAAGCCGTTTTTAATCAGTGATTCTATGATGTTCTTGAAATTATCGTTCATGGTGGCTGATTTTA
This portion of the Flavobacterium lindanitolerans genome encodes:
- a CDS encoding monovalent cation:proton antiporter-2 (CPA2) family protein; this translates as MENSFFLQAIIYLAAAVICVPIAKKIGLSSILGYLFSGIIIGPFVMGFIGSEGQDLMHFAEFGVVMMLFLIGLELDPYKFWKMRRFILGMGSLQVGLTSLVLFTCSSIIFDWSWQTALTISLALSLSSTAIVLQTLKEKGMLQTSVGRSSFAVLLFQDIAVIPILALIPLLASSSHIIPEEDLHHSLISNLDGWLQTLIVTGVIATIYFGGKYIIVPLLHIIAKTRLQELFTASALLLVLGVSYLMQIVGLSPALGAFMAGVVLANSEFRHELEGDIAPFKGLFLGLFFIGVGASINFRLIIDNPAFILIFGFILTMIKFFVFLGIGKLYNKKIDQNFIFSIGLSQAGEFGFVIMSFSMQLNIIPNMLANQIMAIIAISMIATPFLLLINERLIDPYFGVKEKESNTYDEINENNKVIIAGFGNFGSTIGRLLKTNKIPATILDLDSDRVDSLRKMGFKVYYGDATRLELLKAAGCENAELFIAAIDNPTVNLIVIEMLKKHFPHLKILARARNRNDAFEIIDMGIENIYRENLYSAVHLGIDALVYLGHRRYSATRQGQRFIKYDEDAIFRLAKKRHDKKAFMISAMEEIEMQEQLFKSDLLNPMGPDDHAWDSENLKKDT
- a CDS encoding NAD(P)H-dependent oxidoreductase — its product is MSKNKILILFAHPLFEKSFANKILTEHIPDSHSITFHDLYETYPEFDIDVKHEQELLKQHDIIIWQHPMYWYSCPPLLKQWIDMVLEYGWAYGKYGLALQDKVIFQAITTGANAENYSAEGLHLFTIPELLRPFSQTAKVCRMEYLPPFVIHGTHKMDEQTCHEKAASYAQLLMYLTNNEVDIRKIQEFPYMNDWMQSKNI
- the purB gene encoding adenylosuccinate lyase — encoded protein: MTTLTELNAISPIDGRYRSKTYSLSHYFSEEALIRYRVLVEIEYFISLCQIPLPQLKTVDASLFDSLRNIYKNFSADDAKAIKEIEKTTNHDVKAVEYFIKEAFDKLGLSEYKEFIHFGLTSQDINNTAIPLSTKEAFQEVYLKSLIELTAKLKELSTEWADVPMLARTHGQPASPTRLGKEIAVFVERLEEQMRLLFNVPFAAKFGGATGNFNAHHVAYRQIDWKQFGKDFVEGTLGLQHSFPTTQIEHYDHFAAFFDALKRINTILIDLDRDIWTYVSMDYFKQKIKAGEVGSSAMPHKVNPIDFENSEGNLGIANAIFEHLSAKLPLSRLQRDLTDSTVLRNIGVPMGHTIIGFEATLKGLNKLLLNAAKFEEDLEKNWAVVAEAIQTILRREGYPNPYEALKGLTRTNEVMNKESIHNFIKTLDISDAVKAELLVITPSNYLGI
- a CDS encoding SIR2 family NAD-dependent protein deacylase, with the protein product MKKKLVVLTGAGISAESGIKTFRDSDGLWEGHDIMEVASPEGWKKNPVLVLDFYNKRRQQLKEVLPNAAHIILAELEQHFDVHIITQNVDDLHERAGSTKVLHLHGELLKARSTQNHRHIIEWQDDLFLGNLDTNGHQLRPHIVWFGEAVPALDEAVRITHEADFFAVVGTSLQVYPAAGLVDFAKPGTPLYYVDLNPARITNLSNELEIIPKTASEGMKILKEKLLRLA
- a CDS encoding winged helix-turn-helix transcriptional regulator; its protein translation is MKAKERATENKICPLEIAVNSISGKWKIPIVWQMNEGKKRPSEFLRGIAKVDRRVLNQQLKEMEKDGILTKETFNELPPRVEYSLTELGEKLVLVLWQLNDWGKLLLEKEPLTTETQTV
- a CDS encoding DNA alkylation repair protein — translated: MAEIKRKGARSAKDIPATILEQLNRGRIETVNLTEWLAVDQRILLENLLEEKGRTSYLAPVLETIEQLKKQTVNTINEAIGKGLYRVVSQAGDSHFLEEIATHPSDLVRCWATYYIASDKNHSVEEVLELIKPFAADKHFGVREISWLSVRKLISADISESIKILSEWTKSNDENVRRFASEATRPRGVWCEHIDALKQQPELGLPILEPLRSDKAKYVQDSVGNWLNDASKSQPKFVMELCERWRKESPCRETDYIIKKALRTIENKT
- a CDS encoding anti-sigma factor produces the protein MDKQEYIESGILELYVFGQLEEPEFSKITEMAKNDEDIRNEIISIEKAIINFSESMAPFLSSENYEKIRTSLMLKHRITAEEKPKPGIALYLGWAASILLMIGVGYQYVQLEDKKDTIQTIETEKSKLQQSVTDLNLQNKNTEAALSVIRDNSNTAVAMEGQEVSPLSYAKVYWNKTTKAVHIDASGLPEPPEGMVYQVWALKLNPLTPTSIGLLDNFKDNTKRFFAIEKAEEAEAFGITLEPAGGSPSPTLGQLYTLGKV
- a CDS encoding RNA polymerase sigma factor, which encodes MSQEELLQQIYKKDDRAFTLLYDMYSKSLFSVIYNLIRDHEEAEDILQETFVKIWKNIESYDESKGRFYTWILNISRNASIDRLRSKGFNNRQKNLSSDNFVHLLDESNKMNHKIDTIGIREFVKKLKPKCIQILDLLFFKGYTQQEASEELQIPLGTIKTQNRNCINDLRNFLKV
- a CDS encoding TrmH family RNA methyltransferase produces the protein MKEKVWELDYLAYLEGFLTESRKEKFLKILEQRTNHFTIALEDVYQLHNTSAVMRSCEVFGIQNLHVVEEKYGKKIDKEIAMGAQKWVDVNRYNSNTECLKTLKEKGYQIIATTPHNDSCLLHEFDITKRSALFFGTERGGLSEEVMEEADGFLKIPMVGFTESLNISVSAAIVIQDITSRLRQSDVDWKLTEDEILSRRLAWAKNSIRDIKRIEQRYMEMNNISG
- a CDS encoding carboxypeptidase-like regulatory domain-containing protein, yielding MRYFAVFFFFFVTSFAFAQDTKISATVINDNTLLPLADVSVINLNKVKGTTTNASGYFELVAEVNDTLHISTLGYKSIKVRVTNDWFKTKSTKIKMTEKAYALEEVVINQYNLTGYLEIDYKIIPIKENFRYSISGLSQGYEMGRYSPGAFSKVVGSIFNPADMLYNFFGKKPTELKRLKEMKKDDAVKNLLASKFDRETLGALLGVTPNEIAEILERCNYSEAFIKTANDLQIMDAINECYEEYKILKGKK